The stretch of DNA CTTGTTGAAAGAACTCGACTTCATGAAAGAAAATGGCATCAATAACTTACGTGTACTGGTGGGGGCAGATGGTGTTGCCGGACAAGCAGTAAAAGTGAGGCCAACGTTGCAAACAGCACCCGGGGTATACAACGATACTATCTTCGATGGACTAGACTTCTTCATGGCAGAGCTGGGCAAACGCAATATGCATGCTGTTCTCTATCTCAATAATAGCTGGGAATGGAGTGGCGGTTATGGTCAGTATCTCGAATGGTCAGGAAAAGGAAATGTTCCCGAAAAAGGAGTTTATGATTGGCCAGTATTTGTTAAGCATGTGGCACAATATGCCGACTGCGACAGTTGCCATACAATGTTTCTTAATCATGTAAAGCATGTAGTCTCTCGTACAAATAAATATACAGGGAAAAAATATACCGAAGATACAGCACTTATGTCGTGGCAGGTGGGAAACGAACCACGTGTGTTTAGTGACGAAGGTAAACCTGCATTTAAGAAATGGCTCAAAGAAACAACAGCATTGATACGTTCGCTAGACTCTAATCATCTCATATCGATCGGAAACGAAGGACTTATGGGTTCGGAAGGAGATATGAATCTTTATGAAGAGATACATGCAGATCCGAATGTCGATTATCTGACAATACATATTTGGCCTAAAAACTGGAGTTGGATCGATATAACCAAGATTAAAGAATCGGTAGATACGGCAATTGTGAGAACAGATAAATATATCTCTGAACATCTGGCTGTGGCAAAAAAACTGAATAAACCGATTACAATCGAAGAATTTGGCTTTCCTCGCGACAATCATAAATATACCCTGGATGATCCTGTTACAGCCCGTGATAAATACTATGCCAATATCTTTGAACACATAGTAACAGCTTCTAAGGATAAAGGAAATATTGCAGGTTGTAATTTCTGGGCATGGGGTGGATTAGGACGTCCGGCTCATGAATTTTGGAAACCGTGGGATGACTATGTAGGAGATCCGGCGCAAGAAGAGCAAGGTTTGAACTCTGTGTTTGATACAGATTCAACAATTAAATTAATAAAAGAATATGCAGATAAGTTAAATACTAAATAGAAGCTAAAACACAAAGAGTAAAGTAATTCTAATAAAACTTAATCAGGTTGAACCCCTTAAAAATCAAGTGATGAGCAACATTTTCAATACACGTCTTAATGCTGTTACAGCAGAATATGAGAATTTAGTTACATTAAAAAATGAACCAATATTACCGGGAAATGGTATTTTCGAACGATATAAAAATCCTGTATTAACTGCCGGTCATGCTCCTGTCTTCTGGCGTTATGATCTCAATCCCCAGACCAACCCTTATTTTATGGAACGTTTTGGAATAAACGGAACATTCAATGCCGGAGCAATCAAGTGGAAAGGTAAATATATAATGGCTGTACGTGTCGAAGGCAATGATCGTAAATCGTTCTTTGCAATAGCCGAAAGTCCGAATGGTATAGATAATTTCCGCT from Dysgonomonas mossii encodes:
- a CDS encoding glycoside hydrolase 5 family protein, whose amino-acid sequence is MKKLILFTITVLSLFSCNSKKSTTMSESAFVKQKDGHFVIGDNPYYFIGTNYWYGAILGSTGEGGNRERLLKELDFMKENGINNLRVLVGADGVAGQAVKVRPTLQTAPGVYNDTIFDGLDFFMAELGKRNMHAVLYLNNSWEWSGGYGQYLEWSGKGNVPEKGVYDWPVFVKHVAQYADCDSCHTMFLNHVKHVVSRTNKYTGKKYTEDTALMSWQVGNEPRVFSDEGKPAFKKWLKETTALIRSLDSNHLISIGNEGLMGSEGDMNLYEEIHADPNVDYLTIHIWPKNWSWIDITKIKESVDTAIVRTDKYISEHLAVAKKLNKPITIEEFGFPRDNHKYTLDDPVTARDKYYANIFEHIVTASKDKGNIAGCNFWAWGGLGRPAHEFWKPWDDYVGDPAQEEQGLNSVFDTDSTIKLIKEYADKLNTK